One window of Channa argus isolate prfri chromosome 4, Channa argus male v1.0, whole genome shotgun sequence genomic DNA carries:
- the eed gene encoding polycomb protein eed: MRENKNMSESPTQAGKEIPAKKQKLSSDENSNPDLSGDENDDAVSVESGTNAERPDTPTNTANAPGRKSWGKGKWKSKKCRYLFKCVNSLREDHGQPLFGVQFNWHSKEGDPMVFATVGSNRVTLYECHSQGEVRLLQSYVDADADENFYTCAWTYDTNTSHPLLAVAGSRGIIRVINHITMQCIKHYVGHGNAINELKFHPRDPNLLLSVSKDHALRLWNIQTDTLVAIFGGVEGHRDEVLSADFDLLGEKIMSCGMDHSLKLWRINSERMRKAIRGSYEYNPSKTNRPFVSQKIHFPDFSTRDIHRNYVDCVRWLGDLILSKSCENAIVCWKPGKMEDDIDHIKPNESNVSILGRFDYSQCDIWYMRFSMDFWQKMLALGNQVGKLYVWDLEVEDPHKAKCTTLTLPKCTSAIRQTCFSRDSSILIAVCDDASIWRWDRQR, encoded by the exons ATGAGGGAAAATAAGAACATGTCCGAGTCCCCTACTCAAGCGGGAAAAGAAATACCGGcgaaaaagcaaaaactaagCAGCGACGAGAATAGTAACCCCGATTTATCTGGCGACGAGAAT GATGATGCTGTCAGCGTTGAGAGCGGGACCAATGCAGAGCGCCCCGACACACCCACTAACACCGCGAACGCTCCCGGTAGAAAGAGCTGGGGCAAGGGCAAGTGGAAGTCCAAGAAGTGCAGATacttatttaaatgtgtcaacAGCCTGCGG GAGGATCATGGACAGCCACTGTTTGGAGTCCAGTTTAACTGGCACAGCAAGGAGGGAGACCCTATGGTGTTTGCAACCGTTGGGAGTAACAGA GTAACTCTGTACGAGTGTCACTCTCAGGGAGAAGTAAGACTCTTGCAGTCATACGTCGATGCAGAT GCAGATGAGAACTTCTATACATGTGCCTGGACCTACGACACCAACACAAGCCATCCCCTGCTGGCTGTAGCTGGGTCACGCGGTATCATACGGGTGATCAACCACATCACGATGCAGTGCATCAAG CATTATGTGGGTCATGGAAACGCCATCAATGAGCTCAAGTTTCACCCAAGGGATCCAAATCTGCTCTTGTCTGTCAGCAAAG ATCATGCCCTTCGTCTATGGAACATACAGACAGATACGTTAGTGGCAATATTTGGCGGCGTGGAGGGACATCGGGACGAAGTCCTGAGTGCT GATTTTGATCTCCTGGGTGAAAAGATTATGTCCTGTGGGATGGACCACTCCCTCAAACTGTGGAGAATCAATTCGGAGAGAATGCGGAAAGCCATTCGCGGATCGTACGAGTACAACCCCTCTAAGACCAACAG GCCTTTCGTCTCGCAGAAAATTCACTTTCCTGACTTCTCCACACGAGACATTCATAGAAACTACGTGGACTGTGTGCGGTGGCTGGGGGATCTCATTCTTTCCAAG TCTTGTGAAAATGCCATTGTGTGCTGGAAGCCAGGAAAGATGGAGGACGACATTGATCACATTAAACCAAACGAGTCGAATGTGTCCATTCTGGGACGATTTGATTACAGCCAGTGTGACATTTGGTACATGCGCTTCTCCATGGACTTCTGGCAGAAG ATGCTGGCTTTGGGAAACCAAGTGGGGAAGCTTTATGTGTGGGACCTGGAAGTGGAAGACCCTCACAAAGCCAA GTGCACCACACTGACCCTCCCCAAATGCACGTCGGCCATCCGGCAGACCTGCTTCAGCCGCGACAGTAGCATCTTGATAGCCGTTTGTGACGATGCCTCCATCTGGCGCTGGGACCGACAGCGCTGA
- the atp7b gene encoding copper-transporting ATPase 2 has translation MFPSMSPMTRSKSVPKNPQGPGEQICMVECGCKPDCTCSFQSAGRSQCPRGIKDNGTNSENQGFENLAYEFGSQSELNCLPKAFSRVTFKLLGLASELQAKAIESRISSLNGVIGISLSLPRKLAKVDYDSSVVTTRDLAMELHTFGHRVESVAQIKVDGMHCRSCVESIEGQVGELPGVSHIQVSLQDGAALIVFQPLLVTQQELRDKIKDMGFDATLFKEDLSGQDISYWQRDTLNSSTQTATIRIIGMTCKSCTQSIEGRMSQMAGVQSISVSLKEEKGMLAFDPSLTDPEKLRVAIEDMGFDASLEEPVSSGPFDFSDLQSPSKVGVSNSTGLHTTSASCRPSSPDVKLQKCFVSITGMTCASCVANIERNLLKHKGIISVLVSLMAGKAEVKYDLSILDAAAVTLLIEDLGFGAKLMEDNAVTHGKLDLTITGMTCASCVHNIESKLTTTKGILGASVALATQKAQIQFNPEMLGARDIIKLIQSLGFEASLVKTGFKNNLDHTEEILQWKRSFLLSLVFGLPVMGLMIYMMVMDSQHQEHGGSMPGEQNLLPGLSLLNLAFFLLCTPVQIFGGRYFYIQAYRSLKHRTANMDVLIVLATSIAYIYSCVVLIVAMAERASQSPVTFFDTPPMLFVFIALGRWLEHVAKSKTSAALAKLMSLQATEATVVTLGPDHSIVSEEQVVVELVQRGDVVKVVPGGKFPVDGKVIEGSSMADESLITGEPMPVSKKLGSLVIAGSINAHGALLVEATHVGADTTLSQIVKLVEEAQTSKAPIQQFADRLSGYFVPFIVIVSLLTLVAWLAVGFVDFEIVKENFPGYNQNISKAEVIVRFAFQASITVLSIACPCSLGLATPTAVMVGTGVGAQNGILIKGGEPLEMAHKISVVMFDKTGTITNGVPRVTRVLVLWEMARMPLRKILVVIGTAEASSEHPLGVAVAKHCREELGCDTLGYCQDFQAVPGCGISCRVSNVEHLLQQQKDERFLLPGATTDESSLLSAAEAPSTGERQSYSVLIGNREWMRRNGHHIGADVDAAMSSHEAKGQTAILVAIDGVLCAMLAVADTVKAESALAVHTLSSMGIEVAMITGDNRRTAKAIAAQVGIRKVFAEVLPSHKVAKVQELQERGFRVAMVGDGVNDSPALAQADVGIAIGTGTDVAIEAADIVLIRNDLLDVVASIELSQMTVRRIRINFVFALIYNLLGIPVAAGVFMTVGLVLQPWMGSAAMAASSVSVVLSSLLLRLYKKTPVEKYEGLARGQMSSLRSSQISTHLGLDGRRRSPALSTREQLDQRGVASRCQGPSIKSVEERDRHSLRDHQNNKDFIL, from the exons ATGTTTCCGTCGATGTCCCCCATGACTCGCTCCAAGTCTGTCCCCAAGAATCCGCAGGGCCCCGGGGAGCAGATCTGCATGGTTGAATGTGGTTGTAAGCCGGACTGCACCTGTAGTTTCCAATCCGCAGGACGGAGTCAGTGTCCGCGGGGGATCAAG gATAATGGCACAAACAGTGAGAATCAAGGATTTGAGAACTTGGCCTACGAGTTTGGGAGCCAGAGTGAACTCAACTGTCTACCGAAAGCTTTTTCCAGAGTGACATTTAAACTCCTGGGACTCGCATCGGAGCTCCAGGCCAAAGCCATAGAAAGCCGAATCTCCAGCCTGAACGGAGTCATTGGCATCAGCCTCTCTTTACCAAGAAAACTTGCAAAAGTGGACTATGATTCCTCAGTTGTCACCACCAGAGACCTCGCCATGGAGCTCCACACGTTCGGGCACCGAGTGGAGTCTGTTGCGCAGATTAAGGTGGATGGTATGCACTGCCGGTCCTGTGTGGAGTCCATCGAGGGACAGGTTGGTGAGCTACCCGGGGTTTCACACATTCAGGTGTCGCTTCAAGACGGGGCTGCTCTGATTGTATTTCAGCCTCTTCTGGTGACCCAACAGGAGCTGAGAGACAAGATCAAAGACATGGGGTTTGACGCCACTTTATTCAAAGAGGATCTGTCCGGACAAGACATAAGCTACTGGCAGAGAGACACGCTGAACTCGTCAACCCAGACTGCAACTATTAGGATTATAGGAATGACTTGCAAGTCTTGTACGCAGTCCATAGAAGGGAGGATGTCTCAGATGGCCGGAGTGCAGTCGATATCGGTGTCACTTAAGGAGGAAAAGGGAATGTTAGCCTTTGACCCCAGCCTCACGGACCCGGAGAAGCTCAGGGTCGCTATAGAGGACATGGGCTTTGATGCATCACTTGAAG AACCTGTCAGTTCTGGACCTTTTGACTTTTCTGACCTGCAATCCCCCAGTAAAGTGGGGGTCAGCAACAGCACTGGGTTACACACAACCTCTGCCAGCTGTCGTCCCAGTTCCCCTGACGTTAAATTACAAAAGTGCTTCGTTTCTATCACGGGAATGACTTGCGCCTCCTGTGTGGCCAACATCGAGAGGAACCTGCTGAAACACAAGG GAATCATCTCTGTGTTAGTATCTCTGATGGCTGGAAAGGCAGAGGTGAAGTATGATTTAAGCATCCTGGATGCTGCGGCTGTGACCCTCCTCATAGAAGATTTGGGGTTTGGTGCCAAACTGATGGAGGACAATGCAGTAACACATGGGAAACTGGACCTCACT ATAACCGGCATGACATGTGCATCATGCGTCCACAACATTGAGTCCAAACTGACTACAACCAAAGGTATCCTCGGGGCCTCTGTGGCCCTCGCAACCCAAAAAGCACAGATCCAGTTTAACCCAGAAATGCTCGGAGCTCGAGACATCATCAAGCTCATTCAG AGTCTGGGATTCGAGGCCAGTTTGGTGAAAACTGGCTTCAAAAACAACCTCGATCACACCGAAGAAATTCTACA GTGGAAGAGGTCCTTCCTGCTCAGCCTTGTTTTCGGCCTGCCCGTCATGGGTCTCATGATCTACATGATGGTGATGGACAGTCAGCACCAGGAGCACGGCGGCTCCATGCCCGGCGAGCAGAACCTGCTGCCAGGCCTCTCTCTCCTCAACCTGGCCTTCTTCCTGCTCTGTACACCTGTGCAG ATCTTCGGAGGCCGATACTTCTACATCCAGGCGTATCGCTCGTTGAAACACCGCACGGCCAACATGGACGTGTTGATTGTGTTAGCTACCTCTATCGCCTACATCTACTCCTGCGTGGTCCTTATCGTAGCCATGGCTGAGCGAGCCAGCCAGAGCCCTGTCACCTTTTTTGACACTCCACCCATGCTCTTTGTGTTCATCGCTCTGGGCAGATGGCTGGAGCATGTTGCAAAG AGTAAAACCTCAGCGGCTTTAGCAAAGCTAATGTCACTTCAAGCCACTGAAGCCACTGTGGTTACACTGGGACCTGACCACTCCATAGTCAG TGAGGAGCAGGTGGTGGTGGAGCTGGTCCAGCGAGGCGACGTCGTGAAGGTCGTCCCAGGAGGAAAGTTCCCTGTTGATGGGAAAGTGATCGAGGGAAGCTCCATGGCAGACGAGTCCTTGATTACAG GGGAGCCGATGCCTGTTAGTAAGAAGCTGGGCAGTTTGGTGATTGCCGGTTCCATCAATGCTCACGGTGCCCTTCTGGTGGAAGCCACTCACGTTGGTGCCGACACAACTTTATCCCAAATTGTCAAACTGGTGGAAGAAGCCCAGACGTCGAAG GCTCCCATCCAGCAGTTTGCAGACAGGCTCAGTGGGTACTTTGTGCCCTTCATCGTCATTGTTTCTCTGTTGACACTGGTGGCCTGGCTGGCAGTCGGCTTTGTCGACTTTGAAATTGTAAAAGAGAACTTCCCG GGCTATAACCAGAACATCTCCAAGGCAGAAGTTATAGTCCGCTTCGCCTTCCAGGCCTCCATCACTGTGCTGTCCATTGCCTGCCCCTGCTCTCTGGGGCTGGCAACCCCGACCGCCGTCATGGTGGGAACCGGTGTTGGAGCGCAGAACGGGATCCTTATTAAAGGAGGTGAGCCGCTGGAGATGGCCCATAAG ATCAGCGTGGTGATGTTCGATAAGACTGGCACAATTACTAATGGCGTGCCGCGGGTGACTCGTGTGTTGGTGTTGTGGGAAATGGCCCGAATGCCCCTGAGAAAGATCCTGGTGGTGATCGGGACGGCGGAGGCCAGCAGCGAGCACCCGCTGGGCGTGGCCGTAGCAAAGCACTGCAGAGAG GAGCTTGGCTGTGACACGCTTGGCTACTGTCAGGACTTCCAGGCGGTGCCCGGATGTGGGATCAGCTGTCGGGTGTCCAACGTGGAacatctgctgcagcagcagaaggacGAGCGTTTCCTGCTGCCGGGAGCCACCACTGATGAAAGCAGTCTGCTTTCTGCTGCCGAAGCCCCATCTACAG GTGAGCGGCAGTCGTACTCAGTCCTGATTGGAAATAGAGAGTGGATGAGAAGAAACGGCCACCACATCGGAGCAGACGTTGATGCCGCCATGTCCAGCCATGAAGCCAAAGGGCAGACAGCTATCCTGGTAGCTATAGATG GTGTCCTGTGCGCCATGTTAGCTGTTGCAGATACCGTGAAGGCAGAGTCAGCGTTAGCAGTGCATACACTCAGCAGCATGGGCATCGAGGTGGCCATGATAACAGGAGATAACCGACGCACAGCCAAAGCCATAGCTGCCCAG GTTGGGATCAGAAAGGTGTTTGCAGAGGTGCTACCTTCACATAAAGTGGCAAAAGTGCAGGAGCTGCAGGAACGAGGATTCAGAGTCGCCATGGTGGGGGACGGCGTGAACGACTCGCCCGCCCTCGCTCAGGCTGACGTCGGCATCGCCATCGGCACCGGCACAGACGTGGCCATCGAGGCGGCCGACATCGTCCTGATACGA AATGATCTGCTGGACGTGGTGGCCAGTATCGAACTGTCGCAGATGACGGTAAGAAGGATAAGGATCAACTTTGTCTTCGCGCTCATCTACAACCTTTTAGGAATACCAGTCGCCGCAG GTGTGTTCATGACCGTTGGCCTCGTGCTTCAACCCTGGATGGGCTCGGCCGCCATGGCTGCTTCTTCTGTTTCAGTGGTTCTGTCGTCTTTACTGCTGAGATT GTATAAGAAAACTCCTGTAGAGAAGTATGAAGGTCTTGCAAGAGGCCAAATGAGCAGCCTTCGGTCGTCTCAGATCAGCACACATCTAGGACTAGACGGCCGGCGGCGCAGCCCAGCTCTTTCCACTCGGGAGCAGCTGGACCAGCGAGGCGTGGCCTCACGTTGCCAGGGACCATCCATTAAATCGGTTGAGGAGCGGGACCGCCACTCGCTCCGGGATCACCAGAATAATAAGGACTTTATTTTGTAG
- the LOC137125855 gene encoding leucine-rich repeat-containing protein 3-like translates to MGVSQRRGSSLKASFFVGTLWLLWMIITACACPKVCHCTDRNGMVVQCTSRNLENIPLNLPKDTVILLLSSNRIRHIPKEAFTDLHRLRELDLSHNVIESVEVSAFRGISEGLRTLDLSNNHLSSIPKDTFAKIHARVRLSHNPWHCECSLQEVLRELRLDPETVNDVSCYTSVQEEYVGKPVIQVLDSGINFCNFHHKTTDVAMFVAMFCWFSMVTAYIIYYIKHNQEDTRRHMEYLKSLPSNSRISKDYDTMSSVL, encoded by the coding sequence ATGGGGGTCTCTCAAAGGCGTGGGTCTTCCTTAAAGGCTTCTTTCTTTGTGGGAACGCTGTGGCTCCTGTGGATGATCATCACTGCGTGTGCCTGCCCTAAAGTCTGTCACTGCACGGACAGGAATGGGATGGTGGTGCAATGCACCTCGCGCAACTTGGAGAACATCCCATTGAACTTACCCAAGGACACTGTAATCCTCCTGCTCTCCTCTAACCGGATCAGACACATCCCAAAGGAGGCCTTCACAGACCTCCATCGCCTCAGGGAACTGGACTTATCCCACAATGTCATCGAGAGCGTGGAGGTCAGTGCCTTTCGAGGAATTTCAGAAGGCCTCCGCACTTTGGACCTTTCAAACAACCACCTCAGCAGCATCCCTAAGGACACCTTTGCCAAAATCCACGCGCGCGTCCGCCTCTCCCACAACCCCTGGCACTGCGAGTGCTCTTTGCAGGAAGTGCTGAGGGAGCTGAGGCTCGACCCCGAGACGGTGAACGACGTCAGCTGCTACACGTCGGTTCAGGAGGAGTATGTGGGAAAGCCGGTGATCCAAGTGCTGGACTCGGGGATAAACTTTTGCAACTTCCACCACAAGACCACAGACGTGGCCATGTTCGTGGCCATGTTCTGCTGGTTCTCCATGGTGACGGCTTACATCATTTACTACATCAAACACAACCAGGAGGACACCAGGAGGCACATGGAGTACCTCAAGTCCTTGCCCAGCAACTCACGCATTAGCAAGGACTATGACACAATGAGCAGTGTGCTTTAA